The following is a genomic window from Calditrichota bacterium.
ATACTATGAAATCTGCAAAAAATTTGTGAGGTAACACAATGTCTTTGTATCGAACGATATATTCTTTTTCTCTTTCGAATTCGATTCCAGCATTTTTGAACTCATACTCCAATGCATCCTTGTAAACAATTTCTAAAAATCCTTTTCCGAGATTTTTATGTACTTCCATGCAAATACCGATGATTTTATAAGATTCATCCTGATAAATTAGTTCCATAATGTTCTCTTTTCAATCCGTGAATCCGTGGCATCTTTTTAAGCCACTAATTCACAAATTATGAATTCCCCTGCTCTTTGTTTGATCCTT
Proteins encoded in this region:
- a CDS encoding GxxExxY protein; this encodes MELIYQDESYKIIGICMEVHKNLGKGFLEIVYKDALEYEFKNAGIEFEREKEYIVRYKDIVLPHKFFADFIVFNKIILEVKSVSAITDEHIAQTLNYLKVSGLKLGLLINFGELSLRFKRIIF